TCCATAAATCGCATAAGGTGTGTCGATACTGCCGAGTTCGAAGATGCCTGTGGCGCCAATGGTGAATGCGTCGAATTTCGAATCGAATTCGAGGCCTGCCGTATACAGATTCAGTTTGGTTGCGCCCGGAACCCGGATACTCGAAACGGTGCCCGAGGCTTCCGCCTTGGTCAAATCATCGGACTGCCAATAGGTGATGTGCGGTTTGAGCGTGGTGTCCTTGTTGATGAAAATGGTTGGATAGAGCATCCAGGCGTTCAGGTCATAGTTATCCGCGGATTTGTTGTTGAATTTGCCGCTCCCACCTTCGTAAATCTTGGAATACATGATCGGAATATAGATGCTGTCGGTGGCCTTGAAAATGGCCTTGAACCCGGCCGCGTCGTCATCCAGCAGATAGCCTCTGGCGACCGTGAAATCCTGAACGCCGACTCGGAATTCATGATCGCTGAGCTTGAAATCGACGTAGGAATTCTTGACAACCACATTGGCGCCGTCGGCGCCGAGCTGCCCGTAAGTCCCCGGTCCGCCCCAGACGGCATTCATTTCGAACTTGTTGACGAACTTCAGTTTTTCGCTGAATTCAGCGGTATAGAAAAGTCTGGTCCGGGTGTCGATCCGATTTATATCATAGGCATCGGTTTGATTTTCTCCCGTGAAATTGGTTGCAGTGTAAGCACGGGTTCGCCAATATCCACCGAATATATTTTCTAAAGCAAAGCTCGGCGCTGAAAGCGCCAGTGTCAGGATCAGGCTGAGCGGTAAAACCCATTTTCTCATCTCTTCCTCCTCAACGAAGCATGGTTAACGCAATGGGCAATATGCCATCATGGCAGCAATGAATGCTCTGAACATGGCGGAATTTTCTGTTGGTGACATGGTGCTGCAGGATAGGGATTCCCGCCATGTTCTTGATTGTATGGACTTTACGAAAAATAATTTCGCTGTGTTATCGGTCGGGGATGGCCTGCTTGGCCGATCCCCTCCCTGCTGCCTTGCGAAATGAATTATCGGAAAGTCTATAGAATGCCTTCAGAGGGCGGATTCGTCCCGCTCTCCCGTTCGAATCCGGAATACCTGGGTCATCGGGGAAACGAAGATTTTTCCGTCCCCGGTTTCACCTGTTTTTGCGGCATCCATAATGGTCGTTACCAGTCCCTTGACATCCTCGTCCCTGACGACAATATCGATCTTGATTTTCGGAATGAGCTCGATGGTATAGACCCCGCCACGGAATTGCTGGGTAAGGCCTTTTTGTTTTCCATGACCTTCGATTCGGGTGATGCTGATTCCCGGATAGCCTTTGTTGCTGAGTGCGCTTCGGACTTCAACCAATTTTTCGGGTCGTATGATGGCTGTGATTTGCTGCATCTCGATCATCTCCTTCCAGTTATCCAGTTATGAGTTGGTCACGAAAAATTCCGGATATGCGGAACCACCGTGTTCGAAAACATCCAGCCCTTTCAACTCCTCGACGGGATTGACGCGGATACCCATGACCTTGTCCATGATTTTGAAAATCAAATATCCGGTGCCGAAGGCCCAACCGGCCGCGACGGCCACCCCGATCACCTGGGATATCAATTGGCCGATGCCGCCGCCATAGAAGAGGCCGGTCGCAAAAGGTGCTTCCAGGGAATAGTTGCCATAGGTGCCGTCGGCAAAAAGACCTACGCTGATCAATCCCCACATCCCATTGACGCCGTGTACGGAAACGGCGCCGACCGGATCGTCGATTCCCATCCC
This Desulfatirhabdium butyrativorans DSM 18734 DNA region includes the following protein-coding sequences:
- a CDS encoding P-II family nitrogen regulator, which translates into the protein MQQITAIIRPEKLVEVRSALSNKGYPGISITRIEGHGKQKGLTQQFRGGVYTIELIPKIKIDIVVRDEDVKGLVTTIMDAAKTGETGDGKIFVSPMTQVFRIRTGERDESAL